The proteins below come from a single Candidatus Kirkpatrickella diaphorinae genomic window:
- the metG gene encoding methionine--tRNA ligase yields the protein MTSRYYVTTPIYYVNGAPHIGHAYTSVAADIIARFHRLDGREVFFLTGTDEHGQKVEQAAAQAGQSTLEFVDGISRNFKDMADAMGISYDRFIRTTEARHKDAAQALWRQVAENDHIYLGAYEGWYALRDECFYSEDEITLLEDGTHIAPSGAPVTWVKEESYFFRLSAFQDQLLALYEAKPHFLGPAGRRKEIISFVKSGLRDLSISRTSFSWGIPVPGDPKHVMYVWFDALANYLSALGYPDMQSEGVRFWPANAHIVGKDIIRFHAVFWPAFLMAAGLDLPDAIFANGWWTIEGQKMSKSLGNVIDPRDLASEFGVDAVRFFMMREVPFGGDSDLSRKSLINRVNVELANGLGNLAQRTLTQINRHFDGKLPEWGETQKDDRDLLAQSSLLPDLLRQHVARFALTDGLEAVWKVVRACNAYIDHQAPWVLKKTDPARMGTVLRTLHEALRHIAIVLQPYMPGTMDKLLTQLGISQNARQLADLAQGDIEAELPAPQGLFPRFVEEGA from the coding sequence ATGACGTCGCGATATTATGTTACCACGCCGATTTATTACGTAAATGGCGCGCCTCATATTGGGCACGCTTATACATCTGTCGCGGCCGATATCATCGCGCGCTTTCACCGTCTCGACGGGCGGGAGGTGTTTTTCCTGACCGGCACGGATGAGCACGGTCAGAAAGTTGAACAGGCCGCCGCCCAGGCAGGTCAATCCACTCTGGAATTTGTCGACGGTATTTCCCGCAATTTCAAGGACATGGCGGATGCCATGGGCATTTCCTATGACCGTTTCATCCGCACGACGGAGGCACGGCATAAAGACGCGGCGCAGGCTCTTTGGCGTCAGGTTGCGGAGAATGATCATATTTACCTTGGCGCCTATGAGGGCTGGTACGCGCTGAGAGATGAATGTTTTTACAGCGAGGATGAGATTACCCTGCTGGAGGATGGCACCCATATTGCCCCCAGCGGCGCACCGGTCACGTGGGTGAAGGAAGAATCTTATTTCTTCCGCCTTTCCGCTTTTCAGGACCAGTTACTCGCCCTCTATGAGGCGAAACCACATTTCCTCGGGCCTGCAGGACGGCGGAAGGAAATCATCAGTTTCGTCAAATCGGGCCTGCGGGACCTCTCCATCAGCCGGACAAGCTTTTCCTGGGGTATCCCCGTCCCGGGTGACCCGAAGCATGTCATGTATGTCTGGTTTGACGCGCTGGCAAATTACCTTTCCGCCCTCGGCTATCCCGATATGCAGAGTGAGGGGGTGCGGTTCTGGCCCGCCAATGCGCATATTGTGGGTAAGGACATTATCCGCTTCCATGCGGTTTTCTGGCCTGCTTTCCTGATGGCCGCAGGGCTGGACCTGCCGGACGCCATTTTCGCCAATGGCTGGTGGACGATTGAGGGTCAGAAGATGAGCAAATCTTTGGGCAATGTCATTGACCCCCGGGACCTTGCTTCAGAATTCGGCGTCGATGCGGTGCGCTTTTTCATGATGCGGGAAGTGCCTTTCGGAGGTGACTCGGATCTAAGCCGCAAATCCCTGATCAACCGCGTCAATGTGGAACTCGCCAACGGGCTCGGCAATCTGGCGCAGCGGACCCTGACGCAGATCAACCGCCATTTCGACGGCAAATTGCCGGAGTGGGGCGAAACGCAGAAGGATGATCGCGATTTACTGGCGCAATCCTCACTTCTGCCGGACCTCCTGCGGCAACATGTTGCCCGCTTCGCCCTAACGGATGGGCTGGAGGCCGTCTGGAAAGTGGTGCGCGCGTGCAATGCCTATATTGATCACCAGGCGCCCTGGGTTCTTAAAAAGACAGATCCTGCCCGAATGGGCACGGTTCTGCGCACGCTTCATGAGGCTTTGCGTCATATCGCCATCGTCCTGCAACCATACATGCCGGGGACGATGGATAAATTGCTGACGCAACTCGGCATCTCTCAAAATGCGCGTCAGTTAGCTGACCTTGCACAGGGTGACATTGAAGCAGAATTGCCCGCGCCCCAGGGCCTCTTCCCGAGATTTGTGGAAGAGGGGGCGTGA
- a CDS encoding POT-type proton-dependent oligopeptide transporter — MTENFPDEPVEIFSPSLPEKHTPAKQPRGLMAITLCEAWIAYCLYGFGALLVLYAADYILRPDIAPTVIGLGPFSQLLQWIFGTTTMSGLAAEISSAYLMCAFLWPIAAGIIIDLLLGFRNAFIIGMVLICAGFLFLASSATFLFALLSLILGFGLIRAMLPAQLGQLYEHDDPRRADGYQIFCLGLQFTGIIAPLAGGLTEKYYGWGPAFLVLSLGAPLGALFYWLGWKHLPKASSRHRKGVRIALSRDDRRALLVIALFLPALAVSSVPNSQMMSAYELWGGQHFALSLFGYALPVSSLISLDGIASVATGFMILWLWRVWGRYRRVPEEMAKVVIGGIITPLGPLALTAGAYFGPGLHEVNLWWAIAFHFLNDFGFGLSQATGMALVAKLAPGPIRTSVISFYPFSSFLSQLLAGRLASLLGTMGSIPFWGLHMAASIVGAVMFIAIYLAFRDVFKEDASIDKGLKVRQPSLP; from the coding sequence GTGACCGAAAATTTTCCGGACGAGCCCGTCGAAATCTTCTCCCCCTCCCTTCCGGAAAAACACACCCCTGCCAAACAGCCTCGCGGCCTTATGGCCATCACATTGTGCGAGGCCTGGATTGCCTATTGCCTCTATGGTTTCGGCGCCCTCCTTGTGCTTTACGCTGCCGATTACATCCTACGTCCCGATATCGCGCCAACCGTGATCGGGCTGGGGCCTTTCTCCCAGCTTTTGCAATGGATTTTCGGCACAACGACCATGTCAGGACTCGCGGCGGAGATTTCCAGCGCCTATCTGATGTGCGCCTTTTTATGGCCCATCGCGGCCGGGATCATCATTGACCTGCTTCTCGGCTTTCGAAATGCCTTCATCATCGGCATGGTGCTGATCTGCGCCGGGTTTCTTTTTCTGGCGTCGAGTGCGACTTTTCTGTTCGCGCTGCTGTCTTTGATACTCGGCTTCGGGCTGATCAGGGCCATGCTTCCCGCGCAGCTCGGCCAGCTTTATGAACATGATGATCCACGTCGGGCGGATGGCTATCAGATCTTCTGCCTCGGCCTGCAATTTACCGGCATTATCGCCCCGCTCGCGGGCGGGCTGACGGAGAAATATTACGGTTGGGGCCCCGCCTTCCTTGTTTTGAGCCTCGGCGCGCCGCTCGGTGCGCTGTTTTACTGGCTTGGCTGGAAGCACCTCCCAAAAGCCTCATCCCGTCACCGGAAAGGTGTCCGCATTGCTCTGTCGCGGGATGACAGGCGGGCGCTTCTGGTGATCGCGCTGTTCCTGCCAGCGCTCGCCGTGAGCAGTGTGCCGAACAGCCAGATGATGAGCGCCTATGAATTATGGGGCGGCCAACATTTTGCCCTCTCACTATTCGGTTACGCCCTCCCCGTCTCGTCTCTCATCTCACTTGACGGTATTGCGAGTGTCGCGACCGGGTTCATGATCCTGTGGCTCTGGCGCGTCTGGGGGCGTTATCGACGCGTGCCGGAGGAGATGGCGAAAGTCGTTATTGGCGGCATCATCACGCCTCTGGGGCCCCTCGCCCTCACGGCCGGCGCTTATTTCGGGCCAGGCCTGCATGAGGTCAATCTCTGGTGGGCGATTGCATTTCATTTCCTTAATGATTTCGGGTTCGGCCTCTCTCAGGCGACCGGCATGGCGCTTGTCGCCAAACTTGCACCCGGCCCCATCAGGACAAGCGTGATCTCCTTCTACCCTTTCAGCTCTTTCCTCAGCCAGCTTCTCGCAGGGCGCCTCGCCTCACTTCTGGGCACCATGGGCAGCATCCCCTTCTGGGGGCTGCACATGGCCGCCTCGATCGTGGGGGCGGTCATGTTCATCGCGATTTATCTGGCGTTCCGGGATGTCTTCAAAGAAGACGCATCCATCGATAAGGGCCTCAAAGTGCGGCAACCGTCCCTGCCCTGA
- a CDS encoding D-alanyl-D-alanine carboxypeptidase family protein, whose product MPTRRFLLGSSAAAVALLIARPAMARKRQALKAPLPAKEIVPDPALTTPAESPVGPVNVNARWACVMDFETGATLMSKSADEHMPPSSLTKMMTAYIVFGMLKSGRLTLAQHLPVSEKAWRMQGSKMFVPLGETVEVGKLIQGMLIQSGNDACIVLAEGIAASEEQFVTLMNQMASRMKMENTHFTNCTGWPDPDHYMSARDTTILAMHLIRDYPEYYHFFSEKEFAFNHIKQGNRNTLVDKGLADGLKTGHTDAGGFGMCVSSDRHGRRVVVTLNGMTSMNVRARETARVLDWAFAEFETVTIFSKGDVVDHAPVWMGVEDNLPLVAPSDIRLTLPRNWRAHDHLSITYASPLIAPISAGQSCGALVFTAPGMKEIRLPLLADHAVARLGLLGRASRRLGFANGITQ is encoded by the coding sequence GTGCCCACTCGACGTTTTCTTCTCGGCAGTTCGGCTGCCGCAGTTGCCCTCTTGATCGCGCGCCCCGCAATGGCCCGGAAGCGCCAGGCCCTGAAGGCCCCCTTGCCGGCCAAGGAAATCGTGCCGGACCCGGCGCTCACCACCCCAGCGGAGTCACCGGTCGGGCCGGTCAATGTCAATGCACGATGGGCCTGCGTGATGGATTTTGAGACGGGCGCGACATTAATGTCCAAATCAGCCGATGAACATATGCCGCCATCCTCCCTCACGAAAATGATGACGGCTTACATCGTGTTCGGGATGCTGAAATCCGGCCGTTTGACTCTCGCTCAACATCTTCCGGTGAGTGAAAAAGCCTGGCGTATGCAGGGCTCCAAAATGTTTGTGCCGCTGGGTGAGACGGTTGAGGTTGGCAAACTGATCCAGGGTATGTTGATCCAGTCCGGCAATGATGCGTGCATTGTGCTGGCGGAGGGTATCGCGGCGTCTGAAGAGCAGTTCGTCACTTTAATGAATCAGATGGCCAGCCGGATGAAAATGGAGAACACACATTTCACCAACTGCACCGGGTGGCCTGACCCTGACCATTATATGTCCGCGCGTGATACAACGATCCTCGCCATGCATCTTATTCGGGATTACCCGGAATATTATCATTTTTTCTCTGAAAAGGAATTCGCCTTCAATCATATTAAGCAGGGAAATCGCAATACGCTCGTTGATAAGGGCCTCGCAGACGGGCTGAAAACGGGACACACAGATGCAGGCGGCTTTGGCATGTGCGTCAGTTCAGACCGGCACGGACGGCGTGTCGTCGTCACCCTCAATGGCATGACATCCATGAATGTACGCGCACGTGAGACGGCGCGCGTGTTGGATTGGGCCTTTGCTGAGTTTGAGACGGTGACGATTTTCAGCAAGGGTGACGTGGTGGATCATGCGCCTGTCTGGATGGGGGTCGAGGATAATCTGCCCCTCGTCGCCCCCTCCGATATTCGCCTGACGCTGCCACGCAATTGGCGCGCGCATGATCACCTTTCCATCACCTACGCGTCGCCGCTGATCGCGCCGATATCGGCGGGACAAAGCTGCGGCGCACTCGTCTTTACAGCCCCGGGCATGAAGGAAATACGCCTCCCCCTGTTGGCTGACCACGCTGTGGCACGCCTTGGCCTGCTCGGGCGTGCCTCGCGGCGCCTTGGCTTCGCAAACGGCATTACGCAGTGA
- a CDS encoding MBL fold metallo-hydrolase, with product MKITILGCGPSGGVPMIGGAGEGGIWGACNPQDPRDTRSRSSIVIETDEGTRLLVDCGPDLRAQLLRNQIAHIDALIVTHEHADHIGGFDDIRGINRVIQRPLPLYASPDVIKSMQMRFPYAFQPWSGGEFFRPVPAPHPVSAPETIAINGTDVTFFAQRHYKVATLGLRIGNFAYSTDVEHLSEDAIEALRGVETWVVGCLQRDPHVAHACLDDVLRWRAEIKPSRVILTHMGPGLSYGPLAQELPPGTEPAYDSMTFDV from the coding sequence ATGAAGATCACCATTCTTGGATGTGGTCCTTCCGGCGGCGTCCCCATGATCGGCGGAGCGGGAGAGGGCGGCATATGGGGCGCATGTAACCCGCAGGATCCGCGAGATACGCGCTCGCGATCTTCTATCGTCATTGAAACGGATGAGGGGACACGGCTGCTTGTTGATTGCGGCCCGGATTTGCGTGCGCAATTGCTGCGTAACCAAATCGCCCATATTGACGCCCTGATTGTCACGCATGAACATGCTGACCATATTGGCGGCTTCGACGATATTCGCGGGATCAACCGCGTCATTCAGCGCCCATTGCCGCTTTATGCGTCGCCAGACGTCATTAAATCGATGCAAATGCGCTTTCCTTATGCCTTTCAGCCGTGGTCTGGCGGCGAATTTTTCCGCCCTGTGCCGGCGCCACACCCTGTTTCAGCGCCTGAAACGATTGCCATTAACGGGACTGACGTCACTTTTTTCGCGCAGCGTCATTATAAGGTGGCGACATTAGGGCTGCGCATCGGGAATTTCGCTTACAGCACGGATGTGGAGCATCTTTCTGAAGACGCGATCGAGGCTTTACGCGGCGTTGAAACCTGGGTTGTCGGGTGCCTTCAGCGTGACCCGCACGTTGCGCATGCCTGTCTTGACGACGTGCTGAGATGGCGTGCGGAAATTAAGCCGTCACGGGTGATCCTGACCCATATGGGCCCGGGCCTGAGTTATGGCCCGCTCGCGCAGGAACTGCCCCCCGGCACGGAACCCGCTTACGATTCAATGACGTTCGACGTCTGA
- a CDS encoding DNA polymerase III subunit delta', translating into MIKNRARDIIGHDAAIQQFEAARQSGRLHHAWLITGTPQIGKTTLALFFARILLNATDPKSPISHRFEAGTHGDLLVITRGASTGKGGESQTIVAADIKPIQQLLHHTAAEGGWRVVIVAGGDLLNNFAANALLKLLEEPPEKTVFFITADNAAAVIPTIRSRCHKLFLHPLQDADMQVFLARHQLTDPDMNQRLISQAKGRPGYALELASRHYEDLTQIVEELASGASHALSPAQAERIAKEERGFSTFCDLLQEHIRDAALTSSHKGDQSAANRAAEIYQKLIYLRHETDRFNLDRTLAALKAAAMIGRL; encoded by the coding sequence ATGATCAAAAACCGGGCGCGCGATATTATCGGGCATGATGCCGCAATCCAGCAATTTGAGGCCGCCCGACAATCTGGCAGGCTCCATCATGCATGGCTGATCACAGGGACGCCCCAGATCGGCAAAACCACGCTGGCCCTGTTTTTTGCCAGAATCCTTTTGAACGCGACGGACCCAAAAAGTCCGATCTCCCACCGTTTTGAAGCGGGTACGCATGGCGACCTTCTGGTGATTACGCGCGGGGCAAGCACCGGGAAGGGGGGGGAAAGCCAGACGATCGTCGCCGCAGACATCAAGCCTATACAACAGCTTCTGCATCACACCGCTGCGGAGGGTGGCTGGCGGGTCGTCATCGTCGCGGGGGGTGATCTACTCAATAATTTCGCCGCCAATGCTTTACTGAAGCTTCTGGAAGAACCGCCTGAAAAAACGGTATTCTTCATCACCGCCGATAATGCGGCGGCCGTCATCCCCACTATCCGGAGTCGCTGCCACAAGCTCTTCCTCCATCCCTTACAGGATGCAGATATGCAGGTTTTTCTCGCTCGACATCAATTGACAGACCCGGATATGAATCAGCGCCTGATCTCCCAGGCGAAGGGCCGACCGGGATATGCGCTGGAACTGGCCTCCCGCCATTATGAAGATCTGACGCAGATCGTGGAAGAGCTCGCTTCCGGCGCATCTCACGCTTTATCGCCTGCCCAGGCGGAGCGTATCGCAAAAGAGGAGAGGGGTTTTTCAACCTTCTGCGATTTGCTACAGGAGCACATTCGGGATGCGGCGCTGACTTCCAGTCACAAAGGAGATCAAAGCGCGGCAAACCGGGCAGCGGAAATCTATCAGAAGTTGATATATTTGCGGCATGAGACCGACCGCTTCAATCTCGACAGGACACTGGCAGCTCTTAAAGCCGCTGCGATGATAGGCAGATTATGA
- a CDS encoding TatD family hydrolase has product MVPGLIDSHCHLDRVENLTEALDQARAEQLSGMVTIGTEFSKAQTQIDLTRHSQPDLKIWCSLGTHPDAVQDAPFATAEEIAERCDHPAVIGIGETGLDFFHGDVSVRALQETFFRTHIAAARMTGLPLIIHARDADHDVARILEDETSRNGAFPFLLHCFASGMKLADTALKLGGYVSFSGIITFRKTEALQEIARSIPEDRLLVETDSPYLAPVPKRGKPNTPAYVTHTASRLAELRGIAPEQLAASTTANFCRLFKKAA; this is encoded by the coding sequence ATGGTTCCCGGGCTCATTGACTCTCATTGCCATCTTGATCGTGTTGAGAATCTCACGGAAGCGCTTGACCAGGCGCGGGCCGAACAGCTTTCGGGCATGGTGACAATTGGCACCGAGTTTTCCAAGGCGCAAACGCAAATTGACCTGACGCGCCATAGTCAGCCGGACCTTAAAATTTGGTGCAGTCTGGGCACGCACCCTGACGCCGTGCAGGACGCGCCCTTTGCTACCGCTGAAGAGATCGCCGAACGTTGCGATCACCCGGCCGTCATCGGGATTGGTGAGACCGGGCTTGATTTTTTCCACGGCGATGTATCTGTGCGCGCACTTCAGGAGACGTTTTTCCGCACCCATATTGCCGCCGCCCGCATGACAGGTTTGCCGCTGATTATCCACGCGCGCGATGCTGATCATGACGTGGCGCGCATTCTGGAAGATGAGACAAGCCGCAATGGGGCCTTCCCATTTCTGCTGCATTGCTTCGCCTCGGGCATGAAGCTGGCTGATACGGCGCTCAAGCTGGGTGGGTATGTCAGTTTTTCCGGCATCATCACTTTCCGTAAGACGGAAGCCTTGCAGGAGATTGCCCGGTCCATCCCGGAAGACCGGCTTCTCGTGGAGACGGACAGCCCCTATCTGGCCCCCGTCCCGAAACGCGGTAAGCCGAACACCCCAGCCTATGTCACCCATACAGCGTCGCGTCTGGCGGAATTGCGGGGTATCGCGCCAGAGCAACTCGCGGCCAGCACGACCGCGAACTTCTGTCGTTTGTTTAAAAAAGCGGCATGA
- a CDS encoding septal ring lytic transglycosylase RlpA family protein, with product MKLREHKAALITLIILTGCHDAGAPPPANLHPALGKPWKGLDRWFYPEAKTEYRETGLAQTYTRPADTSLPDGEIWSAAAMTGAHQTLQLPALVWVENLSNGRAVKIRLNDRGPMDGRRILAVTPTVARILGMEKNPTPVRITLDRQQNAALGYDSAAMPDLGIASPGRGTVTAQSLDGRDKQVFDADAGRSKSRKALSMAEALPQTYIQNPVYPIDYYVVLGSFYQHRVAARVATRCQALVTRDAGDGSNPAWQVVYGPFLTVEKTDDAQSRAQKCGISNPRLLVR from the coding sequence ATGAAGCTTCGCGAACATAAGGCTGCGCTGATCACGCTGATTATCCTGACGGGCTGCCACGATGCGGGGGCACCCCCTCCAGCAAATTTGCACCCGGCACTCGGCAAACCGTGGAAGGGGCTTGATCGCTGGTTCTACCCCGAAGCCAAAACGGAATATCGCGAGACGGGCCTCGCCCAGACCTACACGCGGCCAGCAGATACCTCATTGCCGGATGGGGAGATCTGGTCCGCCGCCGCCATGACGGGCGCGCATCAGACATTGCAGCTTCCGGCCTTGGTCTGGGTGGAGAATTTATCCAATGGGCGGGCTGTCAAAATCCGCCTCAATGATCGTGGCCCTATGGATGGGCGGCGCATTCTTGCCGTCACGCCGACTGTGGCGCGCATATTAGGTATGGAAAAAAACCCGACGCCCGTGCGGATCACGCTGGACCGTCAGCAGAATGCCGCTTTGGGTTATGATTCGGCGGCTATGCCCGATCTCGGTATCGCGTCACCCGGGCGTGGCACGGTGACGGCGCAATCGCTGGATGGGCGGGACAAGCAGGTTTTCGACGCGGATGCGGGGCGCAGCAAGTCAAGGAAGGCGCTGAGCATGGCCGAAGCTCTGCCGCAGACTTACATTCAGAATCCTGTTTATCCAATTGATTATTATGTTGTTCTTGGATCTTTCTACCAGCATCGTGTCGCTGCGCGCGTCGCGACACGCTGCCAGGCCCTTGTTACACGGGATGCCGGAGACGGCAGTAATCCCGCATGGCAGGTTGTTTACGGGCCATTCCTCACGGTAGAGAAAACTGACGACGCGCAGAGTCGTGCCCAGAAATGTGGCATCAGTAATCCACGCCTCTTGGTTAGATAG
- a CDS encoding cation:proton antiporter has protein sequence MMVTGLAAIILVLALLLALISFVQPLAQRLGVSETVLLAVVGILIGLFADLVLRSTSIEMFNGAAEAILDFPINSEAFLLIFLPILVFQGALAIDVRRLAHETSTVLLLAVLAVVVSTATIGFSLYPFAGQSLVICLLLGSIVATTDPSAVAGIFRDVGASSRLTRLVEGEALLNDAAAISIFSILLSSVASHHHIQFGETVVNFAVSFTGAIVVGVAFARLALMIITGLGASAAAEITLTLALPYVVYIICDEFFGFSGVVATASAGLTLSVYGPSTFRPQVWRFLNELWQQLLFWAGSLVFLLASMLIPRLLIGMTRWDCVLILIASVAGLLARGAVVFGMLPLLEMLKVSPPVPLPFKTTMVWGGLRGAITLALALAVTENQRVSGSVAHFVGVIATGFVLITLFLNGTTLRYLVVFFELDQLSPINKALRHQVLSSGLRHIAERTHGLAEELGFARGTQRTILGHINRRAEEESEANTFDTALGDRQRVTLALITIANQERSLLLDLFRIQGLSRRVMETLLRSAEAMVEGARLEGRYGYVRARRRRLRPTWRFRIAQMLHQYLHIDRPLMTCMSERFEMLVITHLVSISLSRFMKHRLEPTLGIRLSEIVSEVLGRQRRMLDDALEMLRVHYQGYSEALESRILHQISLRLEGEEYDELLSDNLITEEVHRELYRDTEKRRERLSKPLRFDLKSGISQRLREFPALRGVPDGVVHNLSMNISLRFVSPGEELLRRGRKVRTVYAVVAGLAEMHISEHDIQFGAGDLIGADMLLSNQPAPGTIRAVQFGHLLSIPAHVFKRLVDDYPIVRRSLEVRATERLGTPQDIALVLGGATHTADEVRDAAVGSGEVDC, from the coding sequence ATGATGGTCACGGGTCTGGCAGCCATTATATTGGTGCTGGCGCTCCTTTTGGCATTGATCAGTTTCGTGCAGCCTTTGGCGCAACGCCTTGGCGTGTCCGAAACGGTTCTGCTTGCCGTTGTGGGTATCTTGATCGGGTTGTTCGCGGATCTCGTCCTGCGTTCAACGTCGATTGAGATGTTCAATGGCGCGGCCGAGGCCATTCTCGATTTTCCGATCAATAGTGAAGCTTTTCTGCTGATATTCCTGCCCATACTCGTTTTTCAGGGGGCGCTGGCGATCGATGTACGACGCCTCGCGCATGAGACATCGACCGTTCTGCTGCTGGCCGTCCTCGCCGTGGTGGTGTCAACAGCGACAATCGGCTTTTCACTCTATCCTTTTGCGGGGCAATCCCTCGTGATCTGTCTCCTGCTCGGCTCCATCGTCGCGACGACGGACCCTTCTGCCGTTGCGGGGATTTTCCGGGATGTCGGTGCGTCCTCACGTCTGACACGCCTGGTTGAAGGGGAGGCCCTGCTCAATGATGCGGCGGCGATCTCCATTTTCTCCATTCTTCTCTCCTCCGTCGCATCCCATCATCACATCCAGTTTGGTGAAACCGTCGTTAATTTTGCTGTGTCTTTTACCGGTGCCATTGTGGTCGGTGTCGCATTTGCGCGTCTGGCCCTGATGATCATCACAGGGCTCGGCGCCTCGGCCGCCGCTGAAATCACGTTGACTCTGGCGCTGCCTTACGTCGTTTACATTATCTGCGACGAGTTTTTCGGTTTCTCCGGTGTGGTGGCGACGGCTTCAGCCGGGCTGACACTTTCTGTCTACGGGCCTTCAACATTTCGCCCGCAAGTTTGGCGCTTCCTTAACGAGTTGTGGCAGCAGCTTTTATTCTGGGCGGGCTCATTGGTCTTCCTGCTGGCGTCCATGCTGATACCGCGTTTGCTGATCGGGATGACGCGCTGGGATTGCGTGTTGATCCTGATTGCCTCCGTCGCCGGATTACTGGCGCGCGGCGCGGTGGTGTTCGGGATGCTGCCCTTGCTGGAAATGCTTAAAGTTTCACCCCCAGTGCCGCTGCCGTTCAAGACGACGATGGTCTGGGGCGGGCTGCGCGGCGCGATCACGCTTGCTCTGGCGCTGGCCGTGACGGAAAATCAACGTGTCAGCGGCAGCGTCGCCCATTTTGTCGGCGTCATTGCCACGGGCTTCGTCCTGATCACGCTTTTCCTCAATGGGACGACATTGCGCTATCTCGTTGTTTTCTTTGAGCTTGATCAGCTTTCTCCCATCAATAAGGCGTTGCGCCATCAGGTGCTCAGCAGCGGCTTGCGCCATATTGCCGAGCGCACGCACGGCCTTGCGGAGGAACTCGGTTTCGCGCGTGGGACGCAGCGCACCATCCTCGGCCATATCAACCGGCGCGCGGAGGAGGAGAGTGAAGCCAACACATTCGACACCGCCTTGGGTGACCGGCAACGCGTGACATTGGCATTGATCACCATCGCCAACCAGGAGAGGTCACTTCTGCTTGATCTTTTCCGCATTCAAGGCCTTTCCCGACGAGTGATGGAAACACTTCTGCGTTCAGCGGAGGCCATGGTGGAGGGCGCGCGGCTTGAGGGTCGTTACGGCTATGTCCGTGCGCGCCGCCGCCGCCTCCGCCCGACCTGGCGGTTCCGGATTGCGCAGATGTTGCATCAATATCTGCATATTGACCGACCTCTAATGACCTGCATGTCAGAGCGGTTTGAGATGCTGGTGATTACGCACCTTGTCTCGATTTCCCTTTCCCGCTTCATGAAGCATCGGCTTGAGCCGACACTGGGTATTCGCCTCAGCGAGATCGTTTCTGAGGTTTTGGGGCGACAGCGTCGCATGCTGGATGATGCGCTAGAGATGCTCCGCGTGCATTATCAAGGTTATTCTGAAGCACTTGAGAGCCGGATCCTCCATCAGATTTCCCTCCGTCTTGAGGGGGAGGAGTATGATGAACTTCTTTCGGATAATCTCATCACCGAGGAGGTCCATCGGGAGCTCTATCGTGACACGGAGAAACGGCGTGAGCGCCTGAGTAAACCGCTGCGCTTTGACCTGAAAAGCGGCATTTCCCAACGTTTGCGAGAATTTCCGGCGTTGCGCGGTGTGCCGGATGGCGTCGTGCATAATCTGTCGATGAATATTTCGCTGCGCTTCGTGTCACCTGGTGAGGAATTACTGCGGCGCGGGCGAAAGGTGCGCACGGTCTACGCCGTTGTCGCCGGCCTCGCGGAAATGCATATTTCGGAACATGATATCCAGTTTGGCGCCGGGGATCTGATCGGCGCGGATATGCTGCTTTCCAACCAGCCAGCCCCGGGGACGATCCGCGCTGTGCAGTTCGGGCATCTCCTGTCCATCCCGGCGCATGTCTTCAAGCGGTTGGTGGATGATTACCCGATTGTCAGGCGCTCTCTTGAAGTGCGTGCGACGGAAAGATTGGGCACGCCTCAGGATATCGCGCTGGTTCTCGGCGGCGCGACGCATACAGCGGATGAGGTGCGCGACGCGGCTGTCGGGTCCGGTGAGGTGGATTGTTGA
- the tmk gene encoding dTMP kinase, which translates to MRRRGVFITLEGGEGCGKSTQLNLLAKLLEKQGVPFIATREPGGSQGAELLRDTILFSDVAFSARSEVLLHMAARADHVDQTIRPACEAGKLVLCDRYHHSTIAYQGYGAGEGAADLLKFIEDARRLIAFEPDKTFLLDVPLQVATQRLAKRKGRTDRYEARGAAFHDRVRQGFDKIQEQEPERIERINAGGDADALSHILFRKIMALREGAVE; encoded by the coding sequence GTGAGGCGGCGCGGGGTTTTCATCACCCTGGAAGGCGGGGAGGGGTGCGGCAAGTCGACGCAGCTCAACCTCCTCGCAAAATTGCTTGAAAAACAAGGCGTTCCCTTTATCGCCACGCGGGAGCCAGGGGGCAGCCAAGGGGCGGAGTTGCTGCGCGACACCATCTTATTCAGCGACGTCGCCTTTTCCGCGCGGTCGGAAGTCCTCCTCCATATGGCGGCACGGGCCGACCATGTGGATCAGACCATCCGGCCCGCCTGTGAAGCCGGAAAACTCGTCCTCTGTGATCGCTATCATCACTCCACCATCGCCTATCAGGGTTACGGTGCGGGTGAAGGCGCGGCTGACCTCCTGAAATTCATTGAGGATGCGCGGCGCCTCATCGCTTTCGAGCCGGATAAGACGTTCCTTCTTGATGTTCCGCTGCAGGTCGCGACGCAGCGTCTTGCAAAGCGGAAGGGCCGCACGGATCGTTATGAGGCGCGCGGCGCCGCGTTCCATGATCGCGTTCGACAAGGCTTTGACAAAATTCAGGAGCAGGAGCCCGAGCGGATTGAACGCATCAATGCAGGCGGCGATGCGGACGCGTTGAGCCATATTTTATTTCGCAAAATCATGGCGTTACGCGAGGGCGCGGTGGAATGA